Proteins encoded within one genomic window of Balaenoptera ricei isolate mBalRic1 chromosome 10, mBalRic1.hap2, whole genome shotgun sequence:
- the USP5 gene encoding ubiquitin carboxyl-terminal hydrolase 5 isoform X1: protein MAELSEEALLSVLPTIRVPKAGDRVHKDECAFSFDTPESEGGLYICMNTFLGFGKQYVERHFNKTGQRVYLHLRRTRRPKEEDTTASTGDPPRKKPTRLAIGVEGGFDLSEEKFEYDEDVKIIILPDYLEIARDGLGGLPDMVRDRVTSAVEALLSADSASRKQEVQAWDGEVRQVSKHAFNLKQLDSPARIPPCGWKCSKCDMRENLWLNLTDGSILCGRRYFDGSGGNNHAVEHYRESGYPLAVKLGTITPDGADVYSYDEDDMVLDPNLAEHLSHFGIDMLKMQKTDKTMTELEIDMNQRIGEWELIQESGVPLKPLFGPGYTGIRNLGNSCYLNSVVQVLFSIPDFQRKYVDKLEKIFQNAPTDPTQDFSTQVAKLGHGLLSGEYSKPAPESGDGEQVPEQKEVQDGIAPRMFKALIGKGHPEFSTNRQQDAQEFFLHLINMVERNCRSSENPNEVFRFLVEEKIKCLATEKVKYTQRVDYIMQLPVPMDAALNKEELLEYEEKKRQAEEEKLPLPELVRAQVPFSSCLEAYGAPEQVDDFWSTALQAKSVAVKTTRFASFPDYLVIQIKKFTFGLDWVPKKLDVSIEMPEELDISQLRGTGLQPGEEELPDIAPPLVTPDEPKGSLGFYGNEDEDSFCSPHFSSPTSPMLDESVIIQLVEMGFPMDACRKAVYYTGNSGAEAAMNWVMSHMDDPDFANPLILPGSSGPGSTSAAADPPPEDCVTTIVSMGFSRDQALKALRATNNSLERAVDWIFSHIDDLDAEAAMDISEGRSAADSISESIPVGPKVRDGPGKYQLFAFISHMGTSTMCGHYVCHVKKEGRWVIYNDQKVCASEKPPKDLGYIYFYQRVAS, encoded by the exons GAGTCCGAGGGTGGCCTCTACATCTGCATGAACACATTCCTGGGTTTTGGGAAACAGTATGTGGAGAGACATTTCAACAAGACGGGCCAGCGAGTCTACCTGCACCTCCGCCGGACCCGGCGCCCG aaagaggaagacacaACTGCGAGCACTGGAGACCCTCCCCGCAAGAAGCCCACCCGTCTGGCTATCG GTGTCGAAGGCGGGTTTGACCTCAGCGAGGAGAAGTTTGAATACGATGAGGATGTAAAAATCATCATTTTGCCGGATTACCTGGAGATAGCCCGGGATGGGTTGGGGGGACtgcctgacatggtcagagatcGG GTGACCAGTGCGGTGGAGGCCCTACTGTCGGCCGACTCAGCCTCCCGCAAGCAGGAGGTGCAGGCCTGGGATGGGGAAGTACGGCAGGTGTCTAAGCATGCCTTCAACCTCAAGCAGCTGGACAGCCCTGCTCGAATCCCTCCCTG TGGCTGGAAGTGCTCCAAGTGCGACATGAGGGAGAACCTGTGGCTCAACCTGACCGACGGCTCCATCCTCTGTGGCCGGCGCTACTTCGACGGCAGCGGCGGCAACAACCACGCTGTGGAGCACTACCGGGAGTCGGGCTACCCGCTAGCCGTCAAGCTGGGCACCATCACGCCCGACGGAGCTG ATGTGTACTCATATGACGAGGATGACATGGTCCTGGACCCCAACCTGGCCGAGCACCTGTCCCACTTCGGTATCGACATGCTGAAGATGCAGAAG ACGGACAAGACGATGACGGAGTTGGAGATAGACATGAACCAGCGCATCGGCGAGTGGGAGCTGATCCAGGAGTCGGGGGTGCCGCTCAAGCCCCTGTTCGGGCCCGGCTACACAGGCATCCGCAACCTGGGCAACAGCTGCTACCTCAACTCGGTGGTCCAGGTGCTCTTCAGCATCCCCGACTTCCAGAGGAA ATATGTGGATAAGCTGGAGAAGATCTTCCAGAACGCCCCGACGGACCCTACCCAGGATTTCAGCACCCAGGT GGCCAAGCTGGGCCATGGCCTTCTCTCGGGAGAGTACTCCAAGCCAGCACCAGAGTCGGGCGATGGGGAGCAGGTGCCAGAACAAAAG GAAGTCCAAGATGGCATCGCCCCTCGGATGTTCAAGGCCCTCATTGGCAAGGGTCACCCCGAGTTCTCCACCAACCGGCAGCAGGATGCCCAAGAGTTCTTTCTTCACCTTATCAACATGGTGGAG AGGAACTGCCGGAGCTCTGAAAATCCGAACGAAGTGTTccgcttcctggtggaggagaagaTCAAGTGCCTGGCGACAGAGAAGGTGAAGTACACCCAGCGAGTGGACTACATCATGcagctgcctgtgcccatggacgCGGCCCTGAACAAAG AGGAGCTCCTGGAGTACGAGGAGAAGAAGCGCCAAGCCGAAGAGGAGAAGCTGCCACTGCCAGAACTGGTCCGGGCCCAGGTGCCCTTCAGTTCCTGCCTGGAGGCCTATGGGGCCCCCGAGCAGGTGGATGACTTCTGGAGCACGGCCCTGCAGGCCAAGTCAGTAGCCGTCAA GACCACACGATTTGCCTCATTCCCTGACTACCTGGTCATCCAGATCAAGAAGTTCACCTTCGGCTTAGACTGGGTGCCCAAGAAACTGG ATGTATCCATCGAGATGCCAGAGGAGCTAGACATCTCCCAGCTGAGGGGCACAGGGCTGCAGCCTGGAGAGGAGGAGCTGCCCGACATTGCCCCACCCCTGGTCACTCCGGATGAGCCCAAAGGTAGCCTTGGTTTCTATGGCAACGAAGACGAAGACTCCTTCTGCTCCCCTCACTTCTCCTCTCCGACAT CGCCCATGTTGGATGAATCGGTCATCATCCAGCTGGTGGAGATGGGCTTCCCGATGGACGCCTGCCGCAAAGCCGTCTACTACACGGGCAACAGCGGGGCCGAGGCCGCCATGAACTGGGTCATGTCGCACATGGATGATCCAG ATTTTGCAAACCCCCTCATCCTGCCTGGCTCCAGCGGGCCCGGCTCCACAAGCGCAGCAGCTGACCCCCCGCCAGAGGACTGTGTGACCACCATCGTCTCCATGGGCTTCTCCCGGGACCAGGCCCTGAAAGCCCTGCGGGCCACG aaTAACAGTTTAGAACGGGCTGTGGACTGGATCTTCAGTCACATAGACGACCTGGACGCAGAAGCTGCCATGGACATCTCCGAGGGCCGCTCAGCTGCCGACTCCATCTCCGAGTCCATACCGGTGGGACCTAAAGTCCGGGACGGTCCTGGAA aGTATCAGCTCTTCGCCTTCATTAGTCACATGGGCACCTCAACCATGTGTGGTCACTACGTCTGCCACGTCAAGAAGGAAGGCAG atGGGTGATCTACAATGACCAGAAAGTGTGTGCCTCTGAGAAGCCGCCCAAGGACCTGGGCTACATCTACTTCTACCAGAGAGTGGCCAGCTAA
- the USP5 gene encoding ubiquitin carboxyl-terminal hydrolase 5 isoform X2 encodes MAELSEEALLSVLPTIRVPKAGDRVHKDECAFSFDTPESEGGLYICMNTFLGFGKQYVERHFNKTGQRVYLHLRRTRRPKEEDTTASTGDPPRKKPTRLAIGVEGGFDLSEEKFEYDEDVKIIILPDYLEIARDGLGGLPDMVRDRVTSAVEALLSADSASRKQEVQAWDGEVRQVSKHAFNLKQLDSPARIPPCGWKCSKCDMRENLWLNLTDGSILCGRRYFDGSGGNNHAVEHYRESGYPLAVKLGTITPDGADVYSYDEDDMVLDPNLAEHLSHFGIDMLKMQKTDKTMTELEIDMNQRIGEWELIQESGVPLKPLFGPGYTGIRNLGNSCYLNSVVQVLFSIPDFQRKYVDKLEKIFQNAPTDPTQDFSTQVAKLGHGLLSGEYSKPAPESGDGEQVPEQKEVQDGIAPRMFKALIGKGHPEFSTNRQQDAQEFFLHLINMVERNCRSSENPNEVFRFLVEEKIKCLATEKVKYTQRVDYIMQLPVPMDAALNKEELLEYEEKKRQAEEEKLPLPELVRAQVPFSSCLEAYGAPEQVDDFWSTALQAKSVAVKTTRFASFPDYLVIQIKKFTFGLDWVPKKLDVSIEMPEELDISQLRGTGLQPGEEELPDIAPPLVTPDEPKAPMLDESVIIQLVEMGFPMDACRKAVYYTGNSGAEAAMNWVMSHMDDPDFANPLILPGSSGPGSTSAAADPPPEDCVTTIVSMGFSRDQALKALRATNNSLERAVDWIFSHIDDLDAEAAMDISEGRSAADSISESIPVGPKVRDGPGKYQLFAFISHMGTSTMCGHYVCHVKKEGRWVIYNDQKVCASEKPPKDLGYIYFYQRVAS; translated from the exons GAGTCCGAGGGTGGCCTCTACATCTGCATGAACACATTCCTGGGTTTTGGGAAACAGTATGTGGAGAGACATTTCAACAAGACGGGCCAGCGAGTCTACCTGCACCTCCGCCGGACCCGGCGCCCG aaagaggaagacacaACTGCGAGCACTGGAGACCCTCCCCGCAAGAAGCCCACCCGTCTGGCTATCG GTGTCGAAGGCGGGTTTGACCTCAGCGAGGAGAAGTTTGAATACGATGAGGATGTAAAAATCATCATTTTGCCGGATTACCTGGAGATAGCCCGGGATGGGTTGGGGGGACtgcctgacatggtcagagatcGG GTGACCAGTGCGGTGGAGGCCCTACTGTCGGCCGACTCAGCCTCCCGCAAGCAGGAGGTGCAGGCCTGGGATGGGGAAGTACGGCAGGTGTCTAAGCATGCCTTCAACCTCAAGCAGCTGGACAGCCCTGCTCGAATCCCTCCCTG TGGCTGGAAGTGCTCCAAGTGCGACATGAGGGAGAACCTGTGGCTCAACCTGACCGACGGCTCCATCCTCTGTGGCCGGCGCTACTTCGACGGCAGCGGCGGCAACAACCACGCTGTGGAGCACTACCGGGAGTCGGGCTACCCGCTAGCCGTCAAGCTGGGCACCATCACGCCCGACGGAGCTG ATGTGTACTCATATGACGAGGATGACATGGTCCTGGACCCCAACCTGGCCGAGCACCTGTCCCACTTCGGTATCGACATGCTGAAGATGCAGAAG ACGGACAAGACGATGACGGAGTTGGAGATAGACATGAACCAGCGCATCGGCGAGTGGGAGCTGATCCAGGAGTCGGGGGTGCCGCTCAAGCCCCTGTTCGGGCCCGGCTACACAGGCATCCGCAACCTGGGCAACAGCTGCTACCTCAACTCGGTGGTCCAGGTGCTCTTCAGCATCCCCGACTTCCAGAGGAA ATATGTGGATAAGCTGGAGAAGATCTTCCAGAACGCCCCGACGGACCCTACCCAGGATTTCAGCACCCAGGT GGCCAAGCTGGGCCATGGCCTTCTCTCGGGAGAGTACTCCAAGCCAGCACCAGAGTCGGGCGATGGGGAGCAGGTGCCAGAACAAAAG GAAGTCCAAGATGGCATCGCCCCTCGGATGTTCAAGGCCCTCATTGGCAAGGGTCACCCCGAGTTCTCCACCAACCGGCAGCAGGATGCCCAAGAGTTCTTTCTTCACCTTATCAACATGGTGGAG AGGAACTGCCGGAGCTCTGAAAATCCGAACGAAGTGTTccgcttcctggtggaggagaagaTCAAGTGCCTGGCGACAGAGAAGGTGAAGTACACCCAGCGAGTGGACTACATCATGcagctgcctgtgcccatggacgCGGCCCTGAACAAAG AGGAGCTCCTGGAGTACGAGGAGAAGAAGCGCCAAGCCGAAGAGGAGAAGCTGCCACTGCCAGAACTGGTCCGGGCCCAGGTGCCCTTCAGTTCCTGCCTGGAGGCCTATGGGGCCCCCGAGCAGGTGGATGACTTCTGGAGCACGGCCCTGCAGGCCAAGTCAGTAGCCGTCAA GACCACACGATTTGCCTCATTCCCTGACTACCTGGTCATCCAGATCAAGAAGTTCACCTTCGGCTTAGACTGGGTGCCCAAGAAACTGG ATGTATCCATCGAGATGCCAGAGGAGCTAGACATCTCCCAGCTGAGGGGCACAGGGCTGCAGCCTGGAGAGGAGGAGCTGCCCGACATTGCCCCACCCCTGGTCACTCCGGATGAGCCCAAAG CGCCCATGTTGGATGAATCGGTCATCATCCAGCTGGTGGAGATGGGCTTCCCGATGGACGCCTGCCGCAAAGCCGTCTACTACACGGGCAACAGCGGGGCCGAGGCCGCCATGAACTGGGTCATGTCGCACATGGATGATCCAG ATTTTGCAAACCCCCTCATCCTGCCTGGCTCCAGCGGGCCCGGCTCCACAAGCGCAGCAGCTGACCCCCCGCCAGAGGACTGTGTGACCACCATCGTCTCCATGGGCTTCTCCCGGGACCAGGCCCTGAAAGCCCTGCGGGCCACG aaTAACAGTTTAGAACGGGCTGTGGACTGGATCTTCAGTCACATAGACGACCTGGACGCAGAAGCTGCCATGGACATCTCCGAGGGCCGCTCAGCTGCCGACTCCATCTCCGAGTCCATACCGGTGGGACCTAAAGTCCGGGACGGTCCTGGAA aGTATCAGCTCTTCGCCTTCATTAGTCACATGGGCACCTCAACCATGTGTGGTCACTACGTCTGCCACGTCAAGAAGGAAGGCAG atGGGTGATCTACAATGACCAGAAAGTGTGTGCCTCTGAGAAGCCGCCCAAGGACCTGGGCTACATCTACTTCTACCAGAGAGTGGCCAGCTAA
- the TPI1 gene encoding triosephosphate isomerase, with product MAEDAGGAEFCLSALYISGQWKRLRAVPDLQCAGFIAMAPSRKFFVGGNWKMNGRKNNLGELINTLNAAKVPADTEVVCAPPTVFIDFARQKLDPKIAVAAQNCYKVANGAFTGEISPGMIKDCGATWVVLGHSERRHVFGESDELIGQKVAHALAEGLGVIACIGEKLDEREAGITEKVVFEQTKVIADNVKDWGKVVLAYEPVWAIGTGKTATPQQAQEVHEKLRGWLKSNISDAVAQSTRIIYGGSVTGATCKELASQPDVDGFLVGGASLKPEFVDIINAKQ from the exons ATGGCAGAGGACGCGGGGGGGGCGGAGTTCTGCCTCTCCGCGCTCTATATAAGCGGCCAGTGGAAGCGGTTGCGCGCTGTTCCTGACCTTCAGTGTGCCGGCTTCATCGCAATGGCGCCCTCCAGGAAGTTCTTCGTGGGGGGGAACTGGAAGATGAACGGGCGGAAGAACAATCTGGGGGAGCTCATCAACACTCTGAACGCGGCCAAGGTGCCGGCCGACACCG AGGTGGTTTGCGCACCCCCCACCGTCTTCATTGACTTCGCCCGGCAGAAGCTAGATCCCAAGATTGCAGTGGCTGCGCAGAACTGCTACAAAGTGGCTAATGGGGCCTTTACGGGGGAGATCAG CCCTGGCATGATCAAAGACTGTGGAGCCACGTGGGTGGTCCTGGGGCACTCGGAGAGAAGGCATGTCTTTGGGGAGTCAGATGAG CTAATTGGGCAGAAGGTGGCTCACGCCCTGGCAGAGGGACTTGGAGTAATCGCCTGCATTGGGGAGAAGCTAGATGAGAGGGAAGCTGGCATCACTGAGAAGGTCGTTTTCGAGCAAACCAAGGTCATCGCAG ATAATGTGAAGGACTGGGGCAAGGTTGTCCTGGCCTATGAGCCTGTGTGGGCCATTGGTACTGGCAAGACTGCGACACCCCAACAG GCCCAGGAAGTACACGAAAAGCTCCGGGGATGGCTTAAGTCCAACATCTCTGATGCAGTGGCTCAGAGCACCCGCATCATTTATGGGG gTTCTGTGACTGGGGCAACCTgcaaggagctggcaagccagCCTGATGTGGATGGCTTCCTTGTGGGGGGTGCTTCCCTCAAGCCTGAATTCGTGGACATCATCAATGCCAAACAATAA
- the SPSB2 gene encoding SPRY domain-containing SOCS box protein 2 isoform X2 produces the protein MGQTASAGGGSSSTHTPQALYPDLSCPEGLEELLSAPPPDLGAQRRHSWNPKDCSENIEVKEGGLCFERRPVAQSTDGARGKRGYSRGLHAWEISWPREQRGTHAVVGVATALAPLQADHYAALLGSNSESWGWDLGRGKLYHQSKGPEAPRYPARPQGEQLEVPERLLVVLDMEEGTLGYAIGGTYLGPAFRGLKGRTLYPAVSAVWGQCQVRISYLGERRAEPHSLLHLSRLCVRHALGDTRLGHVSALPLPPAMKRYLLYR, from the exons ATGGGCCAGACAGCCTCGGCAgggggcggcagcagcagcacccACACCCCGCAGGCCCTGTACCCTGACCTGTCTTGTCCCGAGGGCTTGGAGGAGCTGCTCTCGGCTCCCCCTCCTGACCTGGGGGCCCAACGGCGCCACAGCTGGAACCCCAAGGACTGCTCAGAGAACATCGAGGTCAAGGAAGGGGGGTTGTGCTTTGAACGGCGGCCCGTGGCCCAGAGCACTGATGGGGCCCGGGGTAAGAGGGGCTACTCGAGGGGCTTGCACGCCTGGGAGATCAGCTGGCCCCGGGAGCAGAGGGGCACCCACGCTGTGGTGGGCGTGGCCACGGCCCTGGCGCCGCTGCAGGCTGACCACTATGCGGCGCTGCTGGGCAGCAACAGCGAGTCGTGGGGCTGGGACCTTGGGCGCGGGAAGCTGTACCATCAGAGCAAGGGGCCCGAGGCCCCCCGGTATCCAGCCAGACCGCAGGGTGAGCAGCTGGAGGTGCCGGAGAGGCTGCTGGTGGTTCTGGATATGGAGGAGGGAACTCTGGGCTACGCTATTGGGGGCACCTACCTGGGGCCGGCCTTCCGCGGACTGAAGGGCAGGACCCTCTATCCAGCAGTAAGCGCTGTCTGGGGCCAGTGCCAGGTCCGCATCAGCTACCTGGGCGAAAGGAGAG CCGAGCCACACTCCCTTCTGCACCTGAGCCGCCTGTGTGTGCGCCACGCCCTGGGGGATACGCGGCTAGGCCACGTTTCTGCTCTGCCCTTGCCCCCCGCCATGAAGCGCTACCTGCTCTACCGGTGA
- the SPSB2 gene encoding SPRY domain-containing SOCS box protein 2 isoform X3: MGQTASAGGGSSSTHTPQALYPDLSCPEGLEELLSAPPPDLGAQRRHSWNPKDCSENIEVKEGGLCFERRPVAQSTDGARGKRGYSRGLHAWEISWPREQRGTHAVVGVATALAPLQADHYAALLGSNSESWGWDLGRGKLYHQSKGPEAPRYPARPQGEQLEVPERLLVVLDMEEGTLGYAIGGTYLGPAFRGLKGRTLYPAVSAVWGQCQVRISYLGERRVEPQEGAVEVQAPGRAVKEAGPWG; this comes from the exons ATGGGCCAGACAGCCTCGGCAgggggcggcagcagcagcacccACACCCCGCAGGCCCTGTACCCTGACCTGTCTTGTCCCGAGGGCTTGGAGGAGCTGCTCTCGGCTCCCCCTCCTGACCTGGGGGCCCAACGGCGCCACAGCTGGAACCCCAAGGACTGCTCAGAGAACATCGAGGTCAAGGAAGGGGGGTTGTGCTTTGAACGGCGGCCCGTGGCCCAGAGCACTGATGGGGCCCGGGGTAAGAGGGGCTACTCGAGGGGCTTGCACGCCTGGGAGATCAGCTGGCCCCGGGAGCAGAGGGGCACCCACGCTGTGGTGGGCGTGGCCACGGCCCTGGCGCCGCTGCAGGCTGACCACTATGCGGCGCTGCTGGGCAGCAACAGCGAGTCGTGGGGCTGGGACCTTGGGCGCGGGAAGCTGTACCATCAGAGCAAGGGGCCCGAGGCCCCCCGGTATCCAGCCAGACCGCAGGGTGAGCAGCTGGAGGTGCCGGAGAGGCTGCTGGTGGTTCTGGATATGGAGGAGGGAACTCTGGGCTACGCTATTGGGGGCACCTACCTGGGGCCGGCCTTCCGCGGACTGAAGGGCAGGACCCTCTATCCAGCAGTAAGCGCTGTCTGGGGCCAGTGCCAGGTCCGCATCAGCTACCTGGGCGAAAGGAGAG TCGAACCCCAGGAAGGAGCCGTTGAGGTCCAGGCACCTGGAAGAGCAGTGAAGGAGGCAGGGCCTTGGGGCTGA
- the SPSB2 gene encoding SPRY domain-containing SOCS box protein 2 isoform X1, with translation MGQTASAGGGSSSTHTPQALYPDLSCPEGLEELLSAPPPDLGAQRRHSWNPKDCSENIEVKEGGLCFERRPVAQSTDGARGKRGYSRGLHAWEISWPREQRGTHAVVGVATALAPLQADHYAALLGSNSESWGWDLGRGKLYHQSKGPEAPRYPARPQGEQLEVPERLLVVLDMEEGTLGYAIGGTYLGPAFRGLKGRTLYPAVSAVWGQCQVRISYLGERRGEAWGRCGESKFCHGGLWFWDGSSTPYKSRGNWPSSDPSPTPIQCQEWLRVFTAVT, from the coding sequence ATGGGCCAGACAGCCTCGGCAgggggcggcagcagcagcacccACACCCCGCAGGCCCTGTACCCTGACCTGTCTTGTCCCGAGGGCTTGGAGGAGCTGCTCTCGGCTCCCCCTCCTGACCTGGGGGCCCAACGGCGCCACAGCTGGAACCCCAAGGACTGCTCAGAGAACATCGAGGTCAAGGAAGGGGGGTTGTGCTTTGAACGGCGGCCCGTGGCCCAGAGCACTGATGGGGCCCGGGGTAAGAGGGGCTACTCGAGGGGCTTGCACGCCTGGGAGATCAGCTGGCCCCGGGAGCAGAGGGGCACCCACGCTGTGGTGGGCGTGGCCACGGCCCTGGCGCCGCTGCAGGCTGACCACTATGCGGCGCTGCTGGGCAGCAACAGCGAGTCGTGGGGCTGGGACCTTGGGCGCGGGAAGCTGTACCATCAGAGCAAGGGGCCCGAGGCCCCCCGGTATCCAGCCAGACCGCAGGGTGAGCAGCTGGAGGTGCCGGAGAGGCTGCTGGTGGTTCTGGATATGGAGGAGGGAACTCTGGGCTACGCTATTGGGGGCACCTACCTGGGGCCGGCCTTCCGCGGACTGAAGGGCAGGACCCTCTATCCAGCAGTAAGCGCTGTCTGGGGCCAGTGCCAGGTCCGCATCAGCTACCTGGGCGAAAGGAGAGGTGAGGCCTGGGGCAGGTGTGGGGAGAGTAAGTTCTGTCACGGGGGTCTGTGGTTTTGGGATGGAAGCTCAACGCCTTACAAGAGCAGAGGGAACTGGCCTTCATCTGACCCGTCTCCTACCCCTATTCAGTGCCAGGAATGGCTAAGAGTCTTCACAGCTGTTACCTAA